A window from bacterium encodes these proteins:
- a CDS encoding HAMP domain-containing protein translates to MQSLRLKIGFGFFILVAIIVLVSIISVVYYLQLRSEVNNIIKVHTPGLSATQQMLRAVDEQQRYMLLMLISDVDANYEEFSRFRTNFLNAYQKALDASAAREQKAILDSILYNYRWFNRESEAFVRLCREGRPNARQYHNENISTYERHIRRLFLSLLDTYQAAIAENNVRTKKLVDRGTLTLILAAALAIGFAIRSNRALSRNIIRPAEKLTATVRQISAGHLYPKIDITTDDELALLSREFNKMTERLRGYEEMNIHQLIAEKKKSEAIVSSLAEPIIVTSEDHRILLMNQAAAQLFSISAGDRQQQPINNLIQDPKLLHILRSGPRDYKDELFSVTHDQTTFYFRPRQTFITDENKKLQAVVTLFEDVTRFKDLDRYKSDFIATMSHEFRTPLTSITMSFDILAQEIL, encoded by the coding sequence AAAGCCTGCGGCTGAAAATCGGTTTTGGATTCTTCATCCTGGTGGCCATCATCGTGCTGGTGAGCATCATTTCCGTAGTCTATTACCTGCAGTTGCGCAGCGAGGTGAACAACATCATCAAAGTGCACACGCCCGGGCTCAGTGCGACTCAACAGATGTTGCGCGCGGTGGACGAACAGCAGCGCTACATGCTGCTTATGCTGATCAGCGATGTGGACGCCAACTATGAGGAGTTCAGCCGCTTTCGCACCAACTTTCTCAACGCCTACCAGAAAGCGCTGGACGCCAGCGCCGCCCGCGAACAAAAGGCGATTCTGGACAGCATTCTCTACAACTACCGCTGGTTCAATCGCGAGTCAGAGGCGTTCGTCCGCTTATGCCGCGAAGGCCGCCCCAACGCCCGTCAGTATCACAATGAAAACATCAGCACCTATGAACGACACATCCGCCGTCTTTTCCTCAGCCTTCTCGACACCTATCAGGCCGCCATCGCGGAGAACAACGTGCGCACCAAAAAGCTGGTGGACCGCGGCACCCTCACGCTGATCTTAGCGGCAGCCCTGGCAATCGGCTTTGCCATTCGCTCCAACCGGGCGCTCTCCCGCAACATTATAAGGCCGGCGGAAAAGCTGACCGCCACAGTGCGCCAGATCAGCGCCGGCCATCTTTACCCCAAGATCGACATCACCACGGATGACGAGTTGGCGCTGCTCAGCCGCGAGTTCAACAAGATGACCGAACGGCTTCGCGGTTATGAGGAGATGAACATCCATCAGCTGATCGCAGAGAAAAAAAAATCTGAGGCCATTGTCTCGAGCCTGGCGGAGCCCATCATCGTCACCAGCGAAGACCACCGCATTCTGCTGATGAACCAGGCGGCGGCCCAGTTGTTCAGCATCAGCGCTGGCGACCGGCAGCAGCAACCCATCAACAATCTGATCCAGGACCCCAAGCTGCTGCATATCCTCCGGAGCGGTCCCCGGGATTACAAGGATGAGCTCTTTAGCGTGACCCACGACCAAACCACTTTTTATTTTCGTCCACGCCAAACCTTTATCACCGATGAAAATAAAAAACTGCAGGCAGTGGTCACCCTGTTTGAAGATGTCACCCGGTTCAAGGATTTGGACCGTTATAAATCGGATTTTATCGCCACCATGTCGCACGAGTTCCGCACGCCGTTGACCTCGATCACCATGTCCTTCGACATCCTGGCGCAGGAGATCCT